The window GTCGGCACTGTCAACATCTCCGACGTCACAGAGGATGATCTGCTGTCGATGATCATCCTCGGCAAACAGCCGGAGAAGAAGGCCTCCTGAGCCGATGCGCACAGCCGCCGCTCTCCTGTTCCTGCTGCTCTCAGCCTGCGCCCCGCAACCGGGCGCGGCCAGCAGGACAGAAATCTCCCCTGCCGATATGTCGGCCCTGCGCGACTGCGCCACCATCACACCGCGCTGCACCGGTTTCGCCGGGCTGGCGGCGCGTCTGCCATCGATCTGCTCGCCGGAAGGCTGCTTCGGCACCAGCGACGCTGAAACCCTCGTAGCCGTGCCCCGTGACGGCGGCGCGATCTGTGGCTTTCGGGCCGTCCGAGGCCCCACCTCTTTCGCGATTTTCGGAATCTGGCACGTGCAGGCGGACGGCACGCGCCTGTACCGGAACGCTAGGTTCCTACACCCCGCCGAAGCGGCGAGGCTGCGAAATCTGGGCGATGTCGTTAAGGAATGCGACGCCATTTCGGTGTGAAATGGCCTTGGAAGCGCCCCAATCCCCTTACGCTTCGTAAACTTATCGGGCGCAGGATGTTCTCATCGGAACCAGTACCTTAACCGGTCTTCCATTACGGGAACTCTGCCATGTCACTTCTCAAGTTGATGAATCCCCTGCCCGAACGGGCCACGCCCCATCGTCGGGCTTACGTTAACCCCACGACCACGAACCGCGATTTCTACACGTTTCTGTCCGGCCTGACAGATGACTTTCTCGCCATTCAGGGGCGCCGTCGGCTGATCAACCTGCCACCACGCCACCTCGACACGGTTCGGCAGGCGCTGCGTATCGTCATTCGTGACGCAAAAGAACTGGATGTCTTCCGCCTCACCAAATCCGCGGAAGAACTGGATACTGCGCTGGAGCATATCCAGATGGATGCCCACGGCTACACCCAGCGCTTCGATCTGCGTCGCCTGTTCGACGGTTTCCTCGACGAGGCACGGCGCACCCTGGCCGAAATCGAATCCGGAGAGACCGGGAATGGTCGCACCAAGTCTGACGACCGGCCCCTTGTGCTGGTCGTCGACGATGAGCCGCATGTTCATCGCCTGATAGAACGCGCGATTGCCCGCGACGTGGAGGTGCTGAATGTCGTCAACTGTCTCGGCGCCCTCGCGACGCTGAAGACGCATCGTCCGGATCTCATCATCCTCGATGAGAGCCTGCCGGACATGCGCGGCACCGACTTCCTGAAAACCATCAAGTCGCAGAAAGAGCTCGCCAATATTCCTGTGATAATGCTTTCCAACAGCAACGATGACGACACGGTGGTCGCGGGGTTGTGCAACGGTGCGCTGGACTTCTTGTCAAAGGACATGAAGACGCTCGCCCTGCGCCCGCGCATCATGGAAATTCTGGAACATGGCCGCACCCGCCTGACGGGCCACCGCACCGCCTGATGGCGGTGGGCGGCCGCTTCGGTCACGCCGGCCAACTCCAGTTGCTGGCCGCCCCTTCGGACATGCTTCCGCTGCGCAGGTTCGCGACACAGCGCAGCGGAAGACGCCAACGGCCTGAGCCGGCCCTCAGGCCGCGTCGTTTCCCTTCAACACGCCCCGCGCGATCTGATCGGCCTCTATCGACTCGAACAGCGCCTTGAAGTTGCCCTCGCCGAAACCGTCGTCGCCTTTGCGCTGGATGAACTCGAAGAAGATCGGGCCGATGACGGTTTTCGAGAAGATCTGCAACAGAATCTTCGTCTCGCCTCCGCCGACAACGCCTTCACCGTCGATCAGGATGCCGTGCTCCTGCATGCGATCCAGCGGTTCCTCGTGGCCCTGCACCCGTTCGTAGCTCAGTGCATAATAGGTTTCGGGCGGTTTCGGCATGAACCGGATGCCGTTGGCAGCAATCCGGTCAACGCTTTCATAAATCGTTTCCGTCGCCACGGCGATGTGCTGAATACCTTCGCCGTTGTAGCGCTTCAGATACTCAACGATCTGCCCGGTTTCGCCCCGATCTTCATTGATCGGGATGCGGATACGACCGCAGGGGGAGGTCAACGCGCGGGAAAGCAGGCCGGTGAACTTGCCCTCGATATCGAAGAACCTGATTTCCTTGAATCCGAAGATCTCGCCGTAGAAGCGAAACCAAGTATCCATGTTGCCCTTGTGGACATTGTGGGTCAGGTGATCGAGGTAGTAGAAGCCGACGCCTTCGGGTTTTTCCGGGACACCTTCGATCCAGTCGTACTCATCCGCGTAAGGGTTGGCACCACCGCCGTACTGGTCGATAAAATAGAGAAGACTGCCGCCGATCCCGTAGATTGCCGGCACATCCAGCACCTTTCCTTCGCCCTCGTATGGCTTCGCACCCATCTTCACCGCCCGCTCGAAAGCATGATCGGCGTCAACCACGCGCCATGCCATCGACGGTGCGCAGGGCCCGTGTTCCTCCACGAATCGCTGGCCGAAACTGCCTTTTTCGGCGTTGACGACATAGGTGATGTCGCCCTGCTTCCACAGCGCGATATCCTTGGTCTTGTGCTTGGCCGCGCGAACGTAGCCCATCCGTGCGAACAGCTCTTCCAGCTCAGCCGGATTTTCGTGCGCGAACTCGACGAATTCGAACCCGTCCGTACCGGCCGGGTTCTGTTCAGTGATGGTGGAGCGCGGTGCGTCGTGCGGGAAAGGTCCCATTGATATCTCCTTCAGGCTTTGCGCCAGCATATCGCGGAAATGTTGCTTGGTTTGCGCATCCTGCATTGCTTTTTGGCAGTATTGCGCGATACTTCCGCACAAAATCCTATTTTCATGCGGAATAGTAATGGCAGTAAACTTGGATTCGATGGATCGTACCCTCCTCCGTCTGCTTCAGCAGGATGGTCGCCTCACGGCACAGGAGCTGGCCGATCGGCTGCATCTGTCGCCATCGCAGGTGGGGCGGCGACGGCAGAGACTGGAGGCGGAAGGCTATATCGACACCTATCGTGCATCGCTGGACCCGAAACGGCTGGGCCTGACGGTGGAGGCATTCATCCGCATCGTGATGGCCACCCATACCGCCGAAAACGCGACGGACTTCCTGCGCCTCACCCGCGCCCGCGAGGAAATCACCGGGGCCTGGACGCTGACCGGCGAGGCTGATTACCTGCTCCGCGTCTACACGGTGGATCTCGCGGCGCTGAACCGGCTGGTGCAGGACGTGCTGCTGCCCCACCCCGCCGTCAGCCGTGTCCATTCCCAGATCGTGATGGAGCGGGTGAAACCTGATGCGCCGCTGCCGGTGTGAATGACACCGAAAACGACAGTTGCGCCGTCGCCATGAGAACAGACGCTGTCAGTGCTTGCCAATAGGCATCCTCCATTTTCGAAGGAGGCCGGCCGTTGCACATTCTTTCCCACTCCCGCCGCCTGCGGACCACGCCGTTCACCGCGCGGGTCGAAGCTGCAGGTGTTAAAGCCTACACCACCTACAACCATATGCTGTTACCCACCGTCTTTCGCTCTGTCGAAGAAGACTACCACCACTTGAAATCGGCGGTGCAGGTCTGGGATGTCGCCTGCGAAAGGCAGGTGGAGGTGCGCGGGCCGGATGCGGCGCGGCTGGTGCAGATGCTGACCCCACGCGACCTGCGCCCGATGGTCATCGGCCGCTGTTTCTATACGCCGATGGTCGATGAAACCGGCGGCATGCTCAATGATCCCGTCACGCTGAAGCTCGCCGAAGACCGGTACTGGATCTCCATCGCCGATAGTGACCTGCTGTTCTGGATCAAGGGTCTGGCCTACGGACGGGTTCTGGAAGTCGATGTGACGGAACCCGATGTCTCGCCCCTCGCGGTTCAGGGTCCGAAGGCGGAAGATCTGGTGGCGCGGGTGTTCGGCGAGGATATCCGCGATATTCGTTTCTTCAGGTTTCGCGAAGTCACCTTTGGCGGCCAGACGATGGTTCTTGCCCGTTCCGGCTATTCCCGACAGGGCGGTTTCGAAATCTATTGCACCTCAACCGCCCTCGGCCCGGCCCTCTGGGATGCATTGTTCGAAGCCGGTGCCGATCTCGATGTCCGACCCGGCTGCCCGAACCTGATCGAGCGTATCGAAGGTGGCCTGCTCTCCTACGGCAACGACATGACGCGTGAAAACACACCCCACGAAAGCGGGCTTGGCCAATTCTGCGACACGATCACCGCAATCGGCTGCTGTGGGCGAGATGCCCTTCTGCGCGTGGCACAGGAGGGGCCGATCCGGCAGATCCGCTATTTCTCCATCGATGGCACGGCACTACCACCGTGTCGCACTCCCTGGCCCATAACCGCGGGCGGCCGGCAGATCGGCCAGATCACATCCGCCGCATGGTCCCCCGGTTTTGCCACCAACGTTGCCATCGGCATGGTCCGCCTGTCGCACTGGGACGAAGGCACCAGCGTCACCATCGAGACACCGACCGGCCACCGCGAAGCACTGGTTCACGAGAAGCACTTTCTTGCCGCATGACCATCGAAAACAGAGGGCGCCGGGGAGATGCGTTGCTCCACCGGCGCCCTGACTGCTCGACAAACTCTTGCGCGCGTTACTGCGACTCAGCCAGCGGCCGTGACCA of the Algicella marina genome contains:
- a CDS encoding Lrp/AsnC family transcriptional regulator translates to MDRTLLRLLQQDGRLTAQELADRLHLSPSQVGRRRQRLEAEGYIDTYRASLDPKRLGLTVEAFIRIVMATHTAENATDFLRLTRAREEITGAWTLTGEADYLLRVYTVDLAALNRLVQDVLLPHPAVSRVHSQIVMERVKPDAPLPV
- the hppD gene encoding 4-hydroxyphenylpyruvate dioxygenase; this translates as MGPFPHDAPRSTITEQNPAGTDGFEFVEFAHENPAELEELFARMGYVRAAKHKTKDIALWKQGDITYVVNAEKGSFGQRFVEEHGPCAPSMAWRVVDADHAFERAVKMGAKPYEGEGKVLDVPAIYGIGGSLLYFIDQYGGGANPYADEYDWIEGVPEKPEGVGFYYLDHLTHNVHKGNMDTWFRFYGEIFGFKEIRFFDIEGKFTGLLSRALTSPCGRIRIPINEDRGETGQIVEYLKRYNGEGIQHIAVATETIYESVDRIAANGIRFMPKPPETYYALSYERVQGHEEPLDRMQEHGILIDGEGVVGGGETKILLQIFSKTVIGPIFFEFIQRKGDDGFGEGNFKALFESIEADQIARGVLKGNDAA
- a CDS encoding response regulator is translated as MSLLKLMNPLPERATPHRRAYVNPTTTNRDFYTFLSGLTDDFLAIQGRRRLINLPPRHLDTVRQALRIVIRDAKELDVFRLTKSAEELDTALEHIQMDAHGYTQRFDLRRLFDGFLDEARRTLAEIESGETGNGRTKSDDRPLVLVVDDEPHVHRLIERAIARDVEVLNVVNCLGALATLKTHRPDLIILDESLPDMRGTDFLKTIKSQKELANIPVIMLSNSNDDDTVVAGLCNGALDFLSKDMKTLALRPRIMEILEHGRTRLTGHRTA
- a CDS encoding dimethylsulfoniopropionate demethylase, with translation MHILSHSRRLRTTPFTARVEAAGVKAYTTYNHMLLPTVFRSVEEDYHHLKSAVQVWDVACERQVEVRGPDAARLVQMLTPRDLRPMVIGRCFYTPMVDETGGMLNDPVTLKLAEDRYWISIADSDLLFWIKGLAYGRVLEVDVTEPDVSPLAVQGPKAEDLVARVFGEDIRDIRFFRFREVTFGGQTMVLARSGYSRQGGFEIYCTSTALGPALWDALFEAGADLDVRPGCPNLIERIEGGLLSYGNDMTRENTPHESGLGQFCDTITAIGCCGRDALLRVAQEGPIRQIRYFSIDGTALPPCRTPWPITAGGRQIGQITSAAWSPGFATNVAIGMVRLSHWDEGTSVTIETPTGHREALVHEKHFLAA